In a genomic window of Penaeus monodon isolate SGIC_2016 chromosome 27, NSTDA_Pmon_1, whole genome shotgun sequence:
- the LOC119590526 gene encoding uncharacterized protein LOC119590526 (The sequence of the model RefSeq protein was modified relative to this genomic sequence to represent the inferred CDS: added 125 bases not found in genome assembly), which yields MSYEDEVRPPVCPAPRGSWDADSPEESFKVLLGTPCFAQRAVSADRSNETHDVHNRSAVRYSVSGGNEDGLFSIDPEKGHLILAATLDYEIRQKHTLEVSAAAGAESARVGVSLTVEDANDNPPTFPSPPPRVTVIEEDDRTDLILGVSLMVVVINNESFGEVKVEADDRDASDREGGLSYSLAGDGVDGLPPEDAFFAVKPSSGELIQLRALDRDPPSGRRIWKIKVRVRDGQPPWGRPHASPLGSVRRRYPRQRSQEDPQDTEATGREDTQQDTGRKNSQVLLRKSSHTKRNGVVFQGKRREVRRKNERLDAGVHIEGRQNDAAEGPAVEGKTAISRKGFVERGTSGLGDADDDGPSDSVMSRTITKEDNYSQHSTNNRDEATVREVSVPSGPAGSAKTAANAARGTTATEDPPKTLPDGAVSEDPPGARKTRNAFEILEKHTDTEAEPCTSLDTLNGRGRGGHGREGGRRGRVHEAETTVTVIVKDINDNFPVFPNATMYAEVQENGPVDLLVAALAALDADDETEGSNARLTYAIEKNAVEEGSGEVLFR from the exons ATGAGTTACGAGGATGAGGTGCGGCCGCCTGTTTGCCCGGCGCCAAGGGGGAGCTGGGACGCGGATTCACCTGAGGAGAGCTTCAAGGTACTGCTCGGGACTCCGTGCTTCGCCCAGAGGGCTGTGTCTGCAGATCGTTCGAATGAAACCCATGATGTACACAACC GAAGTGCAGTGCGGTACAGCGTTTCTGGAGGAAATGAGGATGGTCTTTTCTCCATCGACCCCGAGAAAGGACACCTGATCTTAGCGGCCACTTTGGATTATGAGATTCGCCAGAAG CACACCCTCGAGGTctcggcggcggcgggggcggagTCAGCGCGAGTGGGCGTGTCCTTGACGGTGGAGGACGCTAATGACAACCCGCCCACCTTCCCGTCGCCGCCGCCCAGGGTCACGGTCATCGAGGAGGACGACC GAACTGACTTGATTCTAGGCGTTTCacttatggtggtggtgataaataACGAGAGTTTTGGCGAAGTTAAG GTGGAGGCCGACGACAGGGACGCGAGCGACCGCGAGGGCGGCCTCTCCTACTCCCTCGCGGGCGACGGGGTGGACGGCCTCCCCCCCGAGGACGCCTTCTTCGCCGTCAAGCCCAGCTCCGGGGAACTCATACAGCTGAGG GCCCTAGACCGCGACCCCCCCAGTGGGAGAAGGATCTGGAAGATTAAAGTGCGCGTGAGGGACGGCCAGCCTCCCTGGGGGCGCCCACACGCCTCCCCGCTGGGCTCGGTCCGTCGCAGGTATCCTCGGCAGCGCTCGCAGGAAGATCCTCAAGATACAGAGGCTACAGGAAGGGAAGATACGCAGCAGGATACAGGAAGGAAAAATTCCCAGGTCTTGTTACGGAAGTCGTCACACACCAAGAGGAATGGTGTCGTCTTTCAGGGGAAGCGACGCGAGGTCCGCCGGAAGAACGAACGCCTCGACGCAGGAGTGCACATCGAGGGAAGGCAGAACGACGCGGCAGAAGGACCGGCTGTGGAAGGGAAAACCGCTATTTCGAGGAAGGGCTTTGTCGAGCGGGGAACTTCCGGCCTGGGAGATGCCGACGACGATGGTCCCAGTGACAGTGTCATGTCAAGGACTATCACAAAAGAGGACAACTATTCACAACACTCGACTAACAACAGGGACGAGGCGACAGTTAGAGAGGTCAGCGTCCCCAGCGGCCCTGCAGGATCCGCCAAAACCGCCGCCAATGCAGCAAGAGGAACCACCGCCACGGAAGACCCACCGAAGACCCTTCCCGACGGCGCTGTCTCGGAAGACCCCCCTGGCGCGAGAAAGACCAGAAACGCCTTTGAAATCCTCGAAAAACACACCGACACTGAAGCAGAGCCGTGTACATCCCTGGACACGCTGAATGGCCGCGGGCGGGGGGGACACGGGCGTGAGGGCGGACGACGTGGGCGTGTGCACGAAGCAGAGACGACCGTGACGGTGATAGTGAAGGACATCAACGACAACTTCCCCGTCTTTCCGAACGCCACGATGTACGCGGAGGTGCAGGAGAACGGCCCCGTCG